The following coding sequences lie in one Maribacter forsetii DSM 18668 genomic window:
- a CDS encoding sodium:solute symporter family protein: protein MSVQTWTYILVGLTFALYIGIAIWSRAGSTKDFYVAGGGVSPLANGMATAADWMSAASFISMAGIISFAGYDGSVYLMGWTGGYVLLALLLAPYLRKFGKFTVPDFIGDRYYSKTARIVAVICALIVSFTYVAGQMRGVGVVFSRFLQVEINTGVIIGMIIVLFYAVLGGMKGITYTQVAQYCVLIFAFMVPAIFISIQMTGNPIPQLGMGATLNDGSGTFLLDKLDGLSTELGFNEYTDGSKSVTDIFAITLALMVGTAGLPHVIVRFFTVKKVKDARKSAGLALLLIAILYTTAPAVSVFAKTNLINTVSNEEYSSMPVWFKNWEETGLLSFDDKNEDGKIQYVADASKNELTIDNDIMVLANPEIADLPAWVIALVAAGGLAAALSTAAGLLLVISASVSHDLVKKVFKPNISDKAELWVARGAATVAVVIAGYFGINPPGFVAAVVALAFGLAAASFFPAIVLGIFYKKMNKEGAISGMVVGIVLMLFYMTKFKFGWFGGGTPDDWWFGISPEGFGSIAMIANFIVAIIVLQFTPEPPKDVQEIVENIRIPSGAGEATGH, encoded by the coding sequence ATGAGTGTTCAAACTTGGACGTATATTTTAGTAGGACTCACCTTCGCTCTCTATATCGGAATTGCAATCTGGTCTAGAGCCGGATCTACCAAGGACTTTTATGTTGCTGGTGGCGGAGTATCACCACTTGCTAACGGTATGGCAACGGCAGCCGATTGGATGTCTGCTGCTTCGTTTATTTCTATGGCAGGAATAATATCCTTTGCCGGCTATGATGGTTCCGTATATCTTATGGGTTGGACAGGCGGTTATGTACTACTGGCATTACTGCTAGCCCCATACCTAAGAAAATTTGGTAAATTCACCGTACCAGACTTTATAGGTGATAGATACTATTCAAAAACTGCACGTATTGTTGCAGTAATCTGCGCATTGATTGTTTCCTTCACATATGTTGCGGGTCAAATGCGAGGTGTTGGGGTAGTATTCTCAAGGTTTCTACAAGTAGAAATCAATACAGGTGTTATCATTGGTATGATTATCGTTTTGTTTTATGCCGTTTTAGGAGGAATGAAAGGTATTACCTATACACAAGTAGCACAGTACTGTGTTTTGATTTTTGCCTTTATGGTTCCCGCAATTTTCATATCGATTCAAATGACCGGAAACCCTATTCCGCAATTGGGCATGGGCGCAACTCTTAATGATGGCTCTGGCACTTTTCTTTTGGATAAGTTAGATGGATTATCAACAGAACTAGGGTTTAACGAATACACCGATGGCTCTAAATCCGTTACCGATATTTTTGCCATCACCTTAGCCTTAATGGTCGGTACCGCAGGATTACCACACGTAATCGTTAGGTTCTTCACCGTTAAAAAAGTAAAAGACGCTAGAAAATCTGCCGGGTTGGCTTTACTGTTAATCGCTATTCTATACACTACGGCACCTGCCGTTTCTGTTTTTGCAAAGACCAATTTAATTAATACGGTAAGTAATGAAGAATACTCAAGTATGCCGGTTTGGTTTAAAAACTGGGAAGAAACAGGACTCCTTTCTTTCGATGATAAGAATGAGGATGGTAAAATTCAGTATGTAGCAGATGCATCTAAAAATGAATTGACCATTGATAACGATATTATGGTATTGGCAAATCCTGAAATTGCAGATCTACCTGCCTGGGTAATTGCTTTGGTTGCAGCAGGAGGATTAGCAGCAGCACTTTCAACAGCAGCAGGTTTATTATTAGTGATTTCTGCATCGGTTTCTCATGATTTAGTAAAGAAAGTGTTTAAACCGAATATTTCTGACAAAGCAGAATTGTGGGTAGCAAGAGGTGCCGCAACGGTAGCAGTAGTTATTGCAGGGTACTTTGGTATTAATCCGCCAGGTTTTGTAGCCGCAGTAGTGGCACTGGCATTTGGTTTGGCAGCTGCATCATTCTTCCCTGCCATTGTACTAGGTATATTTTATAAAAAAATGAATAAAGAAGGAGCCATTAGTGGAATGGTAGTAGGTATAGTTCTTATGTTATTCTATATGACCAAGTTTAAATTCGGCTGGTTTGGTGGCGGAACACCTGATGATTGGTGGTTTGGTATTTCGCCTGAAGGCTTTGGTAGTATCGCTATGATTGCTAACTTTATTGTAGCCATTATTGTTCTTCAATTTACACCAGAACCACCTAAAGATGTGCAAGAAATTGTAGAAAATATTAGAATACCCAGTGGCGCAGGTGAAGCCACGGGACATTAA
- a CDS encoding DUF4212 domain-containing protein produces the protein MSDKQKKASAYWKENVRYLFILLAIWFIVSFGAGILFKESLDAIKIGGFKLGFWFAQQGSIYVFVILIFVYVRLMNKLDKKYGYDE, from the coding sequence ATGTCAGATAAACAAAAGAAAGCGTCGGCTTATTGGAAAGAAAATGTCAGGTACTTGTTCATTTTATTAGCTATTTGGTTTATCGTTTCTTTTGGTGCGGGTATATTATTTAAAGAATCTTTAGATGCCATAAAAATTGGTGGTTTTAAACTAGGTTTTTGGTTTGCACAACAAGGTTCTATTTATGTATTTGTTATTCTGATTTTTGTTTATGTAAGACTCATGAACAAATTGGATAAGAAATACGGATACGACGAATAA
- a CDS encoding anhydro-N-acetylmuramic acid kinase, giving the protein MKTYKIIGLMSGTSLDGLDLAYCHIWEKNDVWQFDIKKTKSVKYSSEMLNTLKNAISLSAEKLIELHNTYGTWLGEQTSIFINENKLDVDYIASHGHTTHHRPEMGLTFQVGSGQHLANATGIKVIADFRTNDLALGGQGAPLVPIGDRMFFNEYEFCLNLGGISNISFEVKDKRIAYDIGLANMILNYITRKVDLEYDEGGNLARSGIIHTEMLERLNNLEYYLLPHPKSIGYEWFLEEVVPIVEDTDGTIENLLHTSIHHICDKVAQQIQLNFINKDQQLLVTGGGALNSFLIETLQEKLGAKTKVVVPEKIIIEFKEALVFALMGVLRVEQLTNVLSSVTGAKKDSSSGVLFIPN; this is encoded by the coding sequence ATGAAAACATATAAAATCATCGGTCTTATGTCTGGCACATCATTAGATGGTCTTGACTTAGCATATTGTCACATTTGGGAGAAAAATGATGTATGGCAGTTTGATATTAAAAAAACTAAAAGTGTTAAGTATTCTTCAGAAATGCTGAACACCTTAAAAAATGCTATTAGTTTATCCGCAGAAAAACTAATTGAATTACATAACACATACGGTACGTGGCTAGGTGAGCAAACCTCAATATTCATAAACGAGAACAAATTAGATGTAGACTACATAGCAAGTCACGGTCATACCACACATCACCGACCAGAAATGGGACTTACGTTTCAAGTAGGTTCTGGTCAACATTTAGCAAATGCTACAGGAATTAAGGTCATAGCAGATTTTAGAACAAATGATTTAGCACTTGGTGGACAAGGAGCGCCATTGGTGCCTATTGGTGACCGTATGTTTTTTAATGAATATGAATTTTGCCTAAATTTAGGAGGAATCAGTAATATCTCTTTTGAAGTAAAAGATAAGAGAATAGCCTACGACATTGGTTTGGCAAATATGATTCTAAATTATATTACCAGAAAGGTTGATTTAGAATATGATGAAGGCGGAAATCTAGCACGTTCTGGGATTATACATACAGAAATGCTAGAGCGGTTAAATAATCTTGAATATTATCTGTTACCACACCCAAAATCTATAGGTTATGAGTGGTTTTTAGAAGAAGTGGTGCCCATTGTTGAAGATACAGATGGTACCATTGAAAATTTATTACACACCAGCATTCATCATATATGTGATAAAGTGGCTCAACAGATTCAATTAAATTTTATAAATAAAGACCAACAATTATTAGTAACAGGCGGTGGCGCACTCAATTCATTTTTAATAGAAACACTACAAGAAAAATTAGGCGCAAAGACAAAAGTAGTTGTACCAGAAAAAATAATCATTGAATTTAAAGAAGCTTTGGTATTTGCATTAATGGGTGTATTGAGAGTGGAGCAATTAACAAATGTACTTTCATCGGTAACTGGAGCAAAAAAAGATTCTTCAAGTGGAGTATTGTTCATACCCAATTAA
- a CDS encoding glycoside hydrolase family 3 protein yields MNNMIPTKEAIEKLSLIEKVGQLFMPAAFINDTEEEIQKLEKLISEHHVGSLCFFHSRASAATNFEGKKKIVVNKNSFDTLRNLIKRYQKAATYPLLISIDAEWGLAMRIENTPQYPYAITLGANTENKDLVFEVGKQIAKDCKAAGIHWNLSPVVDVNVNPNNPVIGYRSFGDNKHNVVTMATAYVKGTQSENVLTSIKHFPGHGDTATDSHLGLPVIDKSKKDLLENELYPFQILIDKGVDSVMAGHLSVPAFTTSPELPSSINKDIITGVLRNEMGFDGVVISDALNMHAVSKNYPTKGELEWLSFNAGNDVLCFAEHIEEGIQFILQNASEKQINKSIERIWRLKEKAIIEESLEIKLTDPSSLNRRIAEQSLTLHHGSSEDIANFKESNFCTLTIKRFGTDQSKQDILENIVEMKKEVKNETEILLLLTPPQIKPTNKFGFFDEEIYFINELIASKNIVLYHFGNPYALKFLKTEKTTATVIAYQNFKEFQDAATEHFLGKLEAKGKLPVSLS; encoded by the coding sequence ATGAATAATATGATACCTACAAAAGAAGCTATAGAAAAACTCTCTTTGATTGAAAAAGTGGGACAGCTTTTTATGCCTGCAGCTTTTATTAATGATACAGAAGAAGAAATTCAGAAATTAGAAAAACTGATTTCTGAGCACCACGTTGGCAGTCTATGCTTTTTTCACTCCAGGGCAAGTGCGGCTACCAATTTTGAAGGCAAGAAGAAAATAGTTGTCAATAAAAATAGCTTTGACACCTTAAGAAACCTCATCAAGAGATATCAAAAAGCGGCAACATACCCCCTATTGATTTCTATTGATGCCGAATGGGGATTGGCAATGAGAATAGAAAATACGCCTCAATATCCATATGCCATAACCTTAGGGGCAAATACAGAAAATAAAGATTTAGTATTTGAAGTTGGTAAGCAGATAGCAAAAGACTGTAAAGCTGCGGGTATTCATTGGAATCTTTCTCCCGTAGTTGATGTCAACGTTAATCCTAACAATCCTGTTATTGGTTATCGTTCTTTTGGTGACAACAAGCACAATGTAGTTACCATGGCGACTGCTTATGTAAAAGGAACACAAAGCGAAAACGTGCTTACAAGCATTAAACATTTTCCGGGTCATGGGGACACCGCTACAGATTCGCATTTGGGCTTACCTGTTATAGATAAATCGAAAAAAGATTTACTTGAAAATGAATTGTATCCTTTTCAAATATTAATTGACAAAGGTGTAGATTCGGTCATGGCAGGGCATTTATCCGTCCCCGCTTTTACCACTAGTCCAGAATTACCTTCAAGCATAAACAAAGATATTATAACAGGAGTATTACGAAATGAAATGGGTTTTGACGGTGTTGTAATATCCGATGCTTTAAATATGCATGCCGTATCTAAAAATTATCCAACAAAGGGTGAACTAGAATGGCTTTCCTTTAATGCCGGTAACGACGTACTATGCTTTGCCGAACATATTGAAGAAGGAATACAATTCATCTTACAAAATGCATCTGAAAAACAAATAAATAAAAGTATTGAGCGTATTTGGAGGCTAAAAGAAAAGGCAATTATCGAAGAGAGTTTAGAAATAAAATTAACGGACCCTTCTTCTCTAAATAGAAGAATAGCTGAACAATCACTTACACTGCATCATGGTTCTAGCGAGGATATTGCAAATTTTAAAGAATCGAATTTCTGCACATTAACCATTAAAAGATTTGGGACGGACCAATCTAAACAAGATATCTTAGAAAACATTGTAGAGATGAAAAAGGAAGTTAAGAACGAAACTGAAATTCTTTTGCTTTTGACTCCCCCACAAATAAAACCGACGAATAAATTCGGGTTCTTTGATGAAGAAATCTATTTCATAAACGAACTGATCGCCTCTAAAAATATTGTATTGTATCATTTCGGCAATCCGTATGCATTGAAGTTTTTGAAAACCGAAAAAACAACCGCAACGGTAATCGCATATCAGAATTTTAAAGAGTTTCAAGATGCGGCAACTGAGCATTTTTTAGGCAAACTTGAAGCAAAAGGGAAATTACCGGTATCATTGAGCTAA
- a CDS encoding MFS transporter, with protein MVQKDKGAWAWVPVLYFTQGLPYVLVVTVSVIMYKKLGVSNEDIGLYTSILYLPWVLKPLWSPFVDLKSTKRKWFLSMQLLIAIALLGVGLTLPTNMFFVSSLACFWMAAFASATNDIASDGYYMLGLTEKKQSFFVGMRSTFYRLAMVTGEGLIVVLAGFLENKYGDNTKAWSVTMSAAAFLMLIMTIANFFVTPKYESESNEEKEKPAGFLEVFASFFKKPGIGIALAFILTYRLGESQLVKMTSPFLLDSPDKGGLGYSTEQLGTIFGTAGVIFLSIGGILGGILISRDGLKKWMLPMVLSLNLPNILYAVLAITNTTNIYAVTATVIFEKFGYGFGFAAFLMYLIYIADGKSKTSHYAIATGFMALGMMLPGMISGYIQQWLGYDGFFVWVVIAALPALFLLKFISYPADFGKKTTLPNE; from the coding sequence ATGGTACAAAAAGACAAAGGAGCTTGGGCATGGGTACCCGTGTTATACTTCACGCAGGGCTTACCTTATGTATTGGTGGTTACCGTATCTGTAATCATGTACAAGAAATTAGGTGTAAGTAATGAAGATATTGGACTATATACCAGTATTCTCTATTTACCTTGGGTATTAAAACCATTATGGAGTCCGTTCGTGGATTTAAAAAGTACCAAGCGTAAATGGTTTTTGAGCATGCAGCTCCTAATTGCCATCGCCTTGTTAGGTGTTGGACTCACTCTACCCACCAACATGTTCTTCGTTTCATCATTAGCCTGTTTTTGGATGGCAGCTTTTGCTTCTGCAACAAATGATATTGCTTCAGATGGATATTACATGTTAGGTCTTACCGAAAAGAAACAATCTTTTTTTGTTGGAATGAGAAGTACCTTCTATCGTCTTGCCATGGTAACAGGCGAAGGGTTGATAGTTGTGTTAGCAGGATTTTTAGAAAATAAATATGGAGACAATACCAAAGCTTGGAGCGTAACCATGTCGGCAGCAGCTTTTTTAATGCTCATTATGACCATTGCCAACTTTTTCGTCACTCCAAAATATGAATCTGAAAGCAACGAAGAAAAAGAAAAACCCGCAGGTTTCTTAGAAGTATTTGCTTCATTCTTTAAAAAACCAGGTATAGGCATTGCTTTAGCCTTTATTCTAACCTATCGTTTAGGAGAATCGCAATTGGTAAAAATGACATCTCCTTTTTTGCTGGATTCCCCTGATAAAGGAGGGCTAGGATATTCTACAGAACAGCTAGGAACCATTTTTGGCACAGCAGGAGTTATTTTTCTTTCCATTGGAGGTATTCTAGGAGGCATTTTAATTTCAAGGGACGGATTAAAAAAGTGGATGCTACCAATGGTGCTTTCATTAAACCTACCAAACATTTTGTATGCTGTATTGGCAATCACCAATACAACAAATATTTATGCCGTAACGGCAACCGTAATTTTTGAAAAGTTCGGTTACGGATTCGGTTTTGCCGCCTTTTTAATGTACCTCATTTACATTGCAGATGGCAAGTCTAAAACATCTCATTATGCCATTGCCACAGGCTTTATGGCATTAGGAATGATGTTACCGGGTATGATAAGCGGCTATATTCAACAATGGCTAGGCTATGATGGCTTCTTTGTGTGGGTCGTAATTGCTGCTTTGCCAGCATTATTCTTATTAAAATTCATTTCTTATCCGGCAGATTTCGGCAAAAAAACAACACTTCCCAATGAATAA
- a CDS encoding glycoside hydrolase family 10 protein gives MTKQLTLLVLLLLLHSCGIFNSYEKYPKREFRGVWIATVVNIDWPKNGNDTAEKQKADYLKILNFYEKENYNAVIVQVRAAGDAFYKSDYAPYSRFLTGEEGKAPKWNTDVLEWMINEAHQRGMEFHAWLNPYRATFDENFEVLSETHDYCTNPEWMVHYGKKNYYNPGLPEVRNHFSNIIAELVSNYDVDAIHFDDYFYPYTIKDAVFNDSLAFETYAQKNQNIDDWRRSNIDSLVKQSHETIKSIKPWVQFGISPFGVWKNNSTDPKGSDTKAGQTTYEDLYADPLLWMEKGWIDYLAPQVYWSMDLPVASHRKILDWWSKNNYDTNLYIGNGPYKIRNNSDKAWDEVEEIPNQIKLARETPQIQGNIMFSAKSLMKDNDDVVEYMHKKYYKKPALNPVSTLSNKHSAKNPKLIATSKTDSELVLEFNDLREIRFALFYNSGIRVKETYDIKKLRFKIYVDNTSNVVRIPLNQLRKKYNAISFIDVYGKETTPIIFNLKQVNK, from the coding sequence ATGACTAAACAACTAACGCTACTCGTACTTTTATTGCTGCTTCATTCGTGCGGAATTTTTAATTCTTATGAAAAATATCCGAAGAGAGAGTTCAGAGGGGTTTGGATCGCTACCGTGGTAAATATAGATTGGCCAAAAAATGGCAATGACACCGCAGAAAAACAAAAAGCGGATTACCTTAAAATTCTAAATTTTTATGAAAAGGAAAATTACAATGCCGTAATTGTACAAGTACGCGCTGCCGGTGATGCTTTTTATAAATCTGATTACGCACCCTATTCCCGATTTTTGACCGGTGAAGAAGGTAAAGCTCCAAAATGGAATACAGATGTTCTTGAGTGGATGATCAATGAAGCCCACCAGCGTGGTATGGAATTCCATGCATGGCTAAACCCGTACAGAGCAACTTTCGATGAGAATTTTGAAGTACTATCAGAAACGCATGACTATTGCACCAACCCTGAGTGGATGGTACATTACGGTAAAAAGAACTACTACAATCCTGGATTACCAGAAGTACGCAACCATTTTTCAAACATTATTGCAGAATTGGTTTCTAACTATGATGTAGATGCCATACATTTTGATGATTATTTTTATCCTTATACCATTAAAGATGCCGTTTTTAATGACTCCCTAGCATTTGAAACCTACGCTCAAAAAAACCAAAATATTGATGATTGGCGACGCAGTAATATAGATTCATTAGTAAAGCAATCTCACGAAACCATTAAATCCATAAAACCATGGGTGCAGTTTGGTATTAGTCCGTTCGGTGTTTGGAAAAACAATTCCACAGACCCAAAAGGTTCTGACACTAAAGCAGGGCAAACCACCTACGAAGATCTATACGCGGACCCTTTACTTTGGATGGAAAAAGGCTGGATAGACTATCTAGCACCACAAGTTTATTGGAGTATGGATTTACCCGTAGCATCTCACAGAAAAATTTTAGATTGGTGGTCAAAAAACAACTACGATACTAACCTCTATATAGGCAATGGTCCATATAAGATTAGAAACAACAGCGATAAAGCATGGGATGAGGTTGAAGAAATTCCAAATCAAATAAAACTCGCCCGCGAAACTCCTCAAATACAGGGTAATATTATGTTCAGCGCCAAATCCCTAATGAAAGATAATGATGATGTAGTTGAGTATATGCATAAGAAATATTACAAAAAGCCAGCATTGAATCCGGTTTCTACCTTATCAAATAAGCATTCTGCAAAAAACCCTAAGTTAATAGCTACATCTAAAACAGATTCAGAGCTTGTTCTTGAATTCAATGATTTAAGAGAAATACGGTTTGCTTTGTTTTACAACTCTGGTATACGGGTCAAAGAAACATATGACATCAAGAAATTACGATTCAAAATATATGTTGACAACACCTCCAATGTTGTACGTATTCCTCTTAACCAACTGAGAAAAAAATATAATGCCATTAGTTTTATAGACGTATATGGTAAAGAAACTACACCTATAATTTTCAATTTAAAACAAGTTAATAAGTAA
- the nagB gene encoding glucosamine-6-phosphate deaminase: protein MKNAVKDSKIDITHKPIGQFEETRFEKIHNVIFQDSNEASIQVAHEIAALMKKRQGQKRNCVLGLATGSSPIRVYEELVRMHKEEGLSFKNVITFNLDEYLAMEPNNIQSYFYFMHEHLFNHVDIPEKNIHIPDGTVSNEETTAYCLSYESKIKEHGGLDFQLLGIGRTGHIGFNEPGSHFNSGTRVITLDHITRVDAAPSFLGIDNVPRKAITMGISTVRKAKRIVLLGWGQNKANIIKKTIEGDISSHVPATYLQEHDNCTFVLDTGAGSELTRNKTPWLVDACEWTEELKAKAMVWLCENTGKTILSLTDKDYNDNGMADLLALDDSYDLNIEMFNKLQHTITGWPGGKPNADDTHRPERATPAKKRVIIFSPHPDDDVISMGGTFDRLVEQGHEVHIVYQTSGNIAVSDTDARKYAEIAMQINPSDEAENIIKSISEKNETRIDSPEVRNLKGKIRRGESYAATRYMGLQDENVHFLDLPFYETGTIKKKNLSEVDIDIVVDIIKKIKPHQIYAAGDLADPHGTHKVCLDAVFAACEKLKSEDFMKDCWVWLYRGAWHEWDINEIEMAVPMSPGQVLKKRYAIFCHQSQKDGVMFQGDDSREFWMRAEERNRDTANKYKAMGLSSYAAMEAFVRHKFN from the coding sequence ATGAAAAACGCCGTAAAAGATTCCAAAATCGACATCACCCACAAACCCATTGGTCAATTTGAAGAAACACGATTTGAAAAAATTCACAATGTAATTTTTCAAGATTCCAACGAAGCCTCTATTCAAGTAGCACATGAAATTGCCGCTTTAATGAAAAAGAGACAAGGGCAAAAAAGAAATTGTGTTTTAGGTTTGGCTACAGGTTCTTCACCAATTAGGGTTTACGAAGAATTAGTTCGTATGCACAAAGAAGAAGGTTTAAGCTTTAAAAATGTGATTACCTTCAACTTAGATGAATACTTAGCCATGGAGCCGAATAACATACAGAGTTATTTCTACTTTATGCACGAACATCTTTTCAACCATGTAGATATACCTGAAAAAAATATTCATATTCCAGACGGCACTGTAAGTAATGAAGAAACAACAGCGTACTGTTTAAGTTACGAAAGCAAAATAAAAGAACATGGCGGACTCGATTTTCAATTATTAGGTATTGGTAGAACCGGGCACATTGGATTCAATGAACCAGGATCACATTTTAACTCGGGCACAAGGGTTATTACGCTAGACCATATTACTCGCGTTGATGCCGCTCCTTCATTTTTAGGCATTGATAATGTACCTAGAAAAGCCATTACCATGGGTATTTCTACGGTAAGAAAAGCAAAGCGAATTGTACTACTAGGGTGGGGTCAGAACAAAGCCAATATCATAAAAAAAACCATTGAAGGTGATATTTCTTCTCACGTACCGGCAACCTATTTACAGGAACATGACAATTGCACCTTTGTTCTTGATACTGGTGCGGGAAGTGAATTAACAAGAAACAAAACCCCTTGGTTAGTCGATGCTTGCGAATGGACAGAGGAGCTAAAAGCAAAAGCAATGGTTTGGCTCTGTGAAAATACTGGCAAGACCATTTTAAGCTTGACCGATAAGGATTATAATGATAATGGTATGGCCGATCTTTTGGCCTTAGATGATTCTTACGATTTAAATATTGAAATGTTCAATAAGTTACAGCATACCATTACCGGATGGCCAGGTGGTAAACCAAATGCTGATGATACACATAGACCAGAAAGAGCTACTCCTGCAAAAAAACGTGTGATTATATTTAGTCCGCACCCAGATGACGATGTCATTTCAATGGGAGGAACATTTGACAGATTAGTGGAGCAAGGTCACGAAGTACATATCGTTTACCAAACATCTGGCAATATTGCGGTTTCTGATACCGATGCGAGAAAATATGCCGAGATAGCAATGCAAATTAATCCGTCAGATGAAGCAGAGAACATAATTAAATCCATTTCGGAAAAGAATGAAACCCGTATAGATTCACCTGAGGTAAGAAATCTAAAAGGTAAAATACGAAGAGGGGAATCTTATGCCGCTACTAGATACATGGGGCTACAAGATGAAAATGTACATTTCTTGGATTTGCCGTTTTATGAGACAGGCACCATAAAAAAGAAAAACTTATCTGAAGTAGATATTGATATCGTTGTTGATATTATTAAAAAGATAAAACCTCATCAAATATATGCCGCTGGCGATTTGGCTGATCCACATGGCACACATAAAGTATGTTTAGATGCCGTTTTTGCAGCATGTGAAAAACTAAAATCAGAAGATTTCATGAAAGATTGCTGGGTATGGTTATACAGAGGGGCTTGGCATGAATGGGACATCAACGAAATTGAAATGGCGGTACCTATGAGTCCGGGGCAAGTATTGAAAAAACGATACGCTATTTTCTGCCACCAATCCCAAAAAGACGGAGTAATGTTTCAAGGTGATGACTCAAGAGAATTTTGGATGCGTGCAGAAGAAAGGAACCGCGACACCGCTAATAAATATAAAGCTATGGGCTTATCATCATACGCAGCAATGGAAGCCTTTGTAAGACATAAATTTAACTAA
- a CDS encoding DeoR/GlpR family DNA-binding transcription regulator: MLKEERQQTILNEVDLHNRILITDIAEALDVSIDTVRRDVKELDAENKLRKVHGGAISMGYMTNSARNTNIYKLEDKAVIAAKAVGMLRDGALIFLDGGTTCMELARIIPENLNLTCFTISLPVAMELSHKANINVISIGGQISKEAQIAIGANAIHHISEIRFDYSFIGTGYVDATFGLTEFDWDIVQIKKAVIKASKKTVLLSISEKLNSQHRYKTCDINSINTMVTELSPDDLLLKAFRNHDIKII, encoded by the coding sequence ATGCTAAAAGAGGAACGCCAGCAGACCATTTTAAACGAGGTTGATCTGCATAATAGAATTCTAATTACAGACATTGCCGAGGCTTTAGATGTGTCTATTGACACTGTTAGAAGAGACGTAAAGGAGCTTGATGCCGAGAATAAATTGCGTAAGGTGCACGGTGGGGCAATATCTATGGGATATATGACCAATAGTGCCAGAAATACCAATATTTATAAGTTGGAAGATAAAGCGGTAATTGCAGCTAAAGCTGTAGGAATGTTGCGTGATGGAGCACTTATTTTTTTAGATGGTGGAACTACATGTATGGAGTTGGCCAGAATTATTCCAGAGAATTTAAACCTTACCTGTTTTACCATAAGCTTGCCTGTGGCTATGGAACTTTCGCATAAAGCTAATATAAATGTAATTTCTATTGGCGGGCAAATTTCTAAGGAAGCACAGATTGCTATTGGAGCAAATGCCATTCATCACATTTCAGAAATACGATTCGATTATAGTTTTATTGGTACCGGTTATGTTGATGCTACTTTTGGACTTACAGAATTCGATTGGGATATTGTTCAAATTAAAAAGGCTGTGATTAAAGCATCAAAGAAAACCGTGCTATTATCTATATCAGAAAAATTGAATTCTCAGCATAGGTATAAGACTTGCGATATCAATTCTATAAATACAATGGTTACAGAGTTATCTCCAGATGATCTATTATTAAAAGCATTTAGAAATCACGATATTAAAATTATATAG